One Nonomuraea angiospora DNA segment encodes these proteins:
- a CDS encoding SDR family NAD(P)-dependent oxidoreductase produces the protein MQKVWFVTGSSRGLGRKFVEAALSRGDKVAATARSTAGLKELVDTYGDAVLSLEMDVTDRAAVFESVKRAKEHFGRLDVIVNNAGYAQIGAVEELTEQELRDQLETNLFGAVWVVQAALPYLREQGSGHIIQLSSAAGVIAMPLGGAYHASKWALEGLNEALAGEVAEFGVKVTIIEPGGFATRDGNNPDPLANGHMAKTDPAYDGLRQRLGAMAGKMPAGDPAAAAQALLTLVDSANPPVRVLFGKGFYPLIQQAYADRLKTWADWQDLSIEAHGKLEAR, from the coding sequence ATGCAGAAGGTCTGGTTCGTCACCGGCTCGTCCCGCGGCCTGGGCCGCAAGTTCGTGGAGGCCGCCCTGTCGCGCGGTGACAAGGTCGCCGCCACCGCCCGGAGCACCGCAGGCCTGAAGGAGCTGGTGGACACCTATGGCGACGCGGTGCTCTCGCTGGAGATGGATGTGACCGACAGGGCCGCCGTCTTCGAGAGCGTGAAGCGCGCCAAGGAGCACTTCGGCCGGCTCGACGTCATCGTGAACAACGCCGGCTACGCCCAGATCGGCGCGGTCGAGGAGCTGACCGAGCAGGAACTGCGCGACCAGCTCGAGACCAACCTGTTCGGCGCGGTGTGGGTGGTCCAGGCCGCGCTGCCGTACCTGCGCGAGCAGGGCTCGGGGCACATCATCCAGCTGTCCTCGGCTGCCGGGGTCATCGCCATGCCGCTCGGCGGCGCCTACCACGCCTCCAAGTGGGCCCTGGAGGGCCTGAACGAGGCGCTCGCCGGCGAGGTCGCCGAGTTCGGCGTCAAGGTGACCATCATCGAGCCCGGCGGCTTCGCCACCCGGGACGGCAACAACCCCGACCCGCTCGCCAACGGCCACATGGCCAAGACCGACCCGGCCTACGACGGTCTCCGCCAGCGCCTCGGCGCGATGGCAGGGAAGATGCCCGCAGGTGACCCGGCCGCCGCGGCGCAGGCACTTCTGACACTCGTCGACTCCGCCAACCCGCCGGTTCGGGTGTTGTTCGGCAAGGGCTTCTACCCACTGATCCAGCAGGCCTACGCCGACCGGCTCAAGACCTGGGCCGACTGGCAGGACCTCTCGATCGAGGCGCACGGCAAGCTCGAAGCTCGCTGA
- the radA gene encoding DNA repair protein RadA has product MAKTAQKPGYRCAECGWRTTKWVGRCGECQAWGTVEEEGARAGASVVQAGATTAPAVPIGQVKAEIAAARTTGVGELDRVLGGGLVPGAVVLLAGEPGIGKSTLLLEAAARIAERETVLYVTGEESAAQVRLRADRIGAIRDRLFLAAETELSALITHVEKVEPTLLVVDSVQTIGSAQATGVPGGVTQVREVAANLVRLAKERNMATVLVGHVTKEGSIAGPRTLEHLVDVVLNFEGDRHSRLRMVRAIKNRFGPTDEVGCFDLHERGIEGITDPSGLFVSRRSEPVPGTCVTVTVEGTRPLPAEVQALVARTEAQQPRRTSSGLDTFRVQMILAVLERRLNARLGGCDVFTATVGGIKLADPAVDLSVMLAVASAAGDKPLPPGLVALGEVGLAGELRPVKDVRRRLTEAARLGFKRALVPTGSLEEAGRKRNGQRALVPVGPVAFAPGFEVVQAENVWDALTHVT; this is encoded by the coding sequence ATGGCCAAGACTGCCCAGAAGCCCGGATACCGCTGCGCCGAGTGCGGGTGGCGCACCACCAAGTGGGTGGGCAGGTGCGGCGAGTGCCAGGCGTGGGGCACGGTCGAGGAGGAGGGCGCGCGGGCCGGCGCCAGCGTCGTCCAGGCGGGCGCCACCACCGCGCCCGCGGTGCCGATCGGGCAGGTCAAGGCCGAGATCGCGGCCGCGCGCACGACCGGCGTGGGCGAGCTCGACCGGGTGCTCGGCGGCGGCCTGGTGCCGGGGGCGGTGGTGCTGCTCGCGGGCGAGCCGGGCATCGGCAAGTCCACGCTGCTGCTCGAGGCCGCGGCCCGCATCGCCGAGCGCGAGACGGTCCTCTACGTGACAGGCGAGGAGTCGGCGGCCCAGGTGCGGCTGCGGGCCGACCGCATCGGCGCGATCCGCGACCGGCTCTTCCTCGCGGCGGAGACCGAGCTGTCGGCCCTGATCACCCATGTGGAGAAGGTCGAGCCCACGCTGCTGGTGGTCGACTCGGTGCAGACCATCGGCTCGGCGCAGGCCACCGGCGTGCCCGGCGGGGTCACGCAGGTGCGCGAGGTGGCCGCCAACCTGGTCCGCCTGGCCAAGGAGCGCAACATGGCCACCGTGCTGGTCGGCCATGTCACCAAGGAGGGCTCGATCGCGGGCCCGCGCACGCTGGAGCACCTGGTCGACGTCGTGCTCAACTTCGAGGGCGACCGCCACTCCAGGCTGCGCATGGTGCGCGCGATCAAAAACCGCTTCGGGCCGACCGACGAGGTCGGCTGCTTCGACCTGCACGAGCGCGGCATCGAGGGCATCACCGACCCGAGCGGCCTGTTCGTCTCGCGGCGCAGCGAGCCGGTGCCCGGCACCTGCGTCACCGTCACGGTCGAGGGCACCCGCCCGCTTCCCGCCGAGGTCCAGGCCCTGGTCGCCCGCACCGAGGCGCAGCAGCCCAGGCGCACGTCGTCGGGGCTCGACACCTTCCGCGTGCAGATGATCCTCGCGGTGCTGGAGCGCCGGCTCAACGCCCGGCTGGGCGGCTGCGACGTGTTCACCGCGACCGTGGGCGGCATCAAGCTGGCCGACCCGGCCGTCGACCTGTCGGTCATGCTCGCCGTCGCCAGCGCCGCCGGCGACAAGCCGCTGCCACCCGGGCTGGTGGCGCTCGGCGAAGTGGGCCTGGCCGGCGAGCTGCGCCCGGTCAAGGACGTACGCAGGAGGCTGACGGAGGCGGCCAGGCTCGGTTTCAAGCGGGCCCTCGTGCCGACCGGATCGCTCGAAGAAGCCGGCCGCAAGCGTAACGGACAGCGTGCTCTGGTGCCGGTGGGGCCGGTGGCGTTCGCGCCCGGGTTCGAGGTGGTGCAGGCGGAGAACGTCTGGGACGCTCTCACGCACGTGACCTAG
- a CDS encoding MarR family winged helix-turn-helix transcriptional regulator gives MSSPGFELPLRLLLAFRMLIDELHAELARQGHPDMRPMHGFVMQAIGPDGTTAVELGRTLGVSKQAAGKTIDTLERIGYVERTADPHDTRRKIVRLTPYGMDALARSARIFDTLRARWAAELGEDRLQALESDLRRMTPANPWRLDIPGWFGSL, from the coding sequence ATGTCAAGCCCAGGCTTCGAACTTCCGCTGCGCCTGCTGCTCGCGTTCAGGATGCTGATCGACGAGCTCCACGCCGAGCTCGCCCGGCAGGGCCATCCGGACATGCGGCCCATGCATGGATTCGTCATGCAGGCGATCGGCCCGGACGGCACCACGGCCGTCGAACTGGGCCGCACGCTCGGGGTGTCCAAACAGGCGGCGGGCAAGACCATCGACACCCTGGAACGCATCGGCTACGTGGAACGGACCGCCGACCCCCACGACACCAGACGCAAGATCGTCCGGCTCACCCCGTACGGGATGGACGCCCTGGCCCGGTCGGCCCGCATCTTCGACACGCTGCGCGCCCGCTGGGCCGCCGAGCTCGGGGAGGATCGGCTACAGGCCCTGGAATCGGACCTGCGCAGAATGACCCCGGCCAACCCCTGGCGCCTCGACATCCCGGGCTGGTTCGGCAGCCTGTAA
- a CDS encoding cupin domain-containing protein, whose protein sequence is MSVVMAADSRKTETPNGVMTTLASPTQGGAAGQAMWRVDAKPGMVGPVHAFDAELVWTWLDGSAVVELGGERVEVGPGDTMVLPADVSRQMFADPERGFVSIVAAPAGARAYNPSGVSEPDACDLAPKDTERIVPLWVR, encoded by the coding sequence ATGTCTGTTGTCATGGCCGCCGATTCCCGCAAGACCGAGACGCCCAACGGCGTCATGACCACCCTCGCCTCTCCGACCCAGGGTGGGGCGGCAGGGCAGGCCATGTGGCGGGTGGACGCCAAGCCGGGCATGGTGGGGCCGGTGCACGCGTTCGACGCCGAGCTGGTGTGGACCTGGCTCGACGGGTCCGCCGTCGTCGAGCTGGGCGGCGAGCGGGTCGAGGTGGGCCCGGGAGACACCATGGTGCTGCCGGCCGACGTGAGCCGCCAGATGTTCGCGGACCCGGAGCGCGGGTTCGTGTCCATCGTGGCCGCCCCCGCAGGGGCGCGGGCCTACAACCCGAGCGGGGTGTCGGAGCCGGACGCCTGTGACCTGGCGCCCAAGGACACGGAGCGCATCGTGCCGCTCTGGGTCAGGTAG
- a CDS encoding A/G-specific adenine glycosylase: MVEPNLLHAPVLDWYEDNARDLPWRAADATPWGVLVSEIMLQQTPVVRVLPIWHEWMDRWPTPAALAAEQPGEAVRHWGRLGYPRRALRLHACARAITDEHGGEVPSDHETLLSLPGIGEYTAAAVASFAYGGRHAVLDTNVRRVFARAVRAEEYPPTATSAAERRLAEALLPELGAPRWGVAVMELGALVCTARAPRCADCPITHVCAWRLAGKPPHAGPARKGQTYAGTDRQCRGRLLEVLRKAHGPVPKAALDVVWDDAVQRERALDGLIADGLAEALDDGTYRLPHATT, encoded by the coding sequence GTGGTTGAGCCGAACCTCCTGCACGCCCCCGTTCTGGACTGGTACGAGGACAACGCCCGAGACCTCCCGTGGCGCGCCGCCGACGCCACCCCGTGGGGCGTACTGGTGAGCGAGATCATGCTCCAGCAGACCCCGGTCGTACGCGTCCTGCCCATCTGGCACGAGTGGATGGACCGCTGGCCCACCCCCGCGGCGCTGGCCGCCGAGCAGCCGGGAGAGGCCGTACGCCACTGGGGGCGGCTGGGCTACCCGCGCCGGGCGCTGCGCCTGCACGCCTGCGCCAGGGCCATCACCGACGAGCACGGCGGCGAGGTGCCCTCCGATCACGAGACCCTGCTGTCCCTGCCCGGCATCGGCGAATACACCGCCGCCGCGGTCGCCAGCTTCGCCTACGGCGGCCGCCACGCCGTCCTGGACACCAATGTCCGGCGGGTCTTCGCCAGGGCGGTACGCGCCGAGGAATACCCTCCCACGGCCACCTCAGCGGCCGAGCGACGACTGGCGGAGGCTCTCCTGCCCGAGCTGGGCGCGCCCCGCTGGGGCGTGGCCGTGATGGAGCTGGGCGCCCTCGTCTGCACGGCCCGCGCCCCGCGCTGCGCCGACTGCCCGATCACCCACGTCTGCGCCTGGCGCCTGGCGGGCAAGCCGCCGCACGCCGGCCCCGCGCGCAAGGGCCAGACGTACGCGGGCACCGACCGGCAGTGCCGGGGCCGCCTGCTGGAGGTGCTGCGGAAGGCCCACGGCCCCGTCCCCAAGGCGGCCCTGGACGTGGTCTGGGACGACGCCGTCCAGCGCGAGCGCGCCCTCGACGGCCTGATCGCCGACGGCCTGGCCGAGGCCCTGGACGACGGCACCTACCGCCTCCCCCACGCGACTACCTGA
- a CDS encoding prolyl oligopeptidase family serine peptidase: MADPDRLGIGGYGHGGYMAAWADGQTDRFKVALVGAGISDWGMLAVFEAAHGGSTGWEGAGPHHMTSGPPSPTPPRS, translated from the coding sequence GTGGCTGACCCGGACAGGCTGGGCATCGGCGGCTACGGTCACGGCGGATACATGGCCGCTTGGGCGGATGGTCAGACCGACCGCTTCAAAGTGGCGCTGGTGGGTGCGGGGATCAGTGACTGGGGCATGCTCGCCGTGTTCGAGGCGGCGCATGGCGGCAGCACCGGCTGGGAGGGGGCCGGCCCGCACCACATGACGAGCGGACCCCCATCTCCCACGCCACCAAGATCTTGA
- a CDS encoding RNA polymerase sigma-70 factor, with protein sequence MTRAEEFQELRPLLFAIAYRLLGSVSEAEDAVQEAWLRYDGSATQPESPKAFLSATVTRISIDVLRSARVRREAYVGPWFPEPLLTDPYQDPERSAELADSVSMAALILLERLSPLERAVFVLREVFAFSYREIASTVERSEAACRQLAVQARRHMDASRPRFEADRRSRDRLAGRFFDALREGDVEGLQKLLAADVQLVNDGAGKIGGTLPVFGVAKVARVLSITIPPFAQIGAVLEAHEVNGQPGAIIRDRDGRIVSAWTLDILDGRIQTIRSIVNPDKLGHLGPVADAHAVIREKKQARRGKQTP encoded by the coding sequence GTGACCCGCGCTGAGGAGTTCCAGGAGCTACGGCCGCTGCTTTTCGCGATCGCCTACCGGCTCCTGGGCAGTGTGAGCGAGGCCGAGGACGCCGTCCAGGAGGCCTGGCTGCGCTACGACGGCTCCGCGACCCAGCCCGAGTCGCCCAAGGCCTTCCTGTCGGCCACGGTGACCCGGATCTCGATCGACGTGCTGCGCTCGGCCCGCGTCCGGCGCGAGGCCTACGTCGGGCCATGGTTCCCCGAACCACTGCTGACTGACCCCTACCAGGACCCGGAGCGGTCGGCGGAGCTGGCCGACTCGGTGTCGATGGCGGCGCTGATCCTGCTGGAGCGGCTCAGCCCGCTCGAGCGTGCGGTCTTCGTGCTACGCGAGGTGTTCGCCTTCAGCTACCGGGAGATCGCCTCCACCGTGGAGCGGTCGGAGGCGGCCTGCCGCCAGCTCGCGGTGCAGGCGCGCCGCCACATGGACGCGAGCCGACCCCGCTTCGAGGCGGATCGCCGGTCGCGCGACCGGCTTGCCGGGCGGTTCTTCGACGCGCTCAGGGAGGGGGACGTCGAGGGACTGCAGAAACTGCTGGCCGCCGATGTCCAGCTGGTCAACGATGGCGCCGGCAAGATCGGGGGTACGCTTCCCGTCTTCGGCGTCGCGAAGGTCGCCCGGGTGCTGTCCATCACCATCCCGCCGTTCGCGCAGATCGGCGCGGTGCTGGAGGCGCACGAGGTCAACGGCCAGCCGGGCGCGATCATCCGCGACCGTGATGGCCGGATCGTCAGCGCCTGGACGCTCGACATCTTGGACGGACGCATCCAGACCATCCGCTCGATCGTCAATCCCGACAAGCTCGGGCACCTCGGCCCCGTCGCCGACGCCCACGCGGTCATCCGTGAGAAGAAGCAGGCTCGCCGCGGCAAGCAGACGCCGTGA
- the disA gene encoding DNA integrity scanning diadenylate cyclase DisA produces the protein MDRSLDDRRREALAAVAPGTPLRDGLERILRGQTGGLIVLGYNRVVEELCSGGFELDVDFSATRLRELAKMDGAIVLSGDHKIVRAAVHLVPDPSIPTDESGTRHRTAQRVARQTGLPIIAISKSMRIIALYLDGIRYVLEESAAILSKANQALATLERYKHRLDEVSGTLSALEIEDLVTVRDVSAVAQRLEMVRRISDEIKGYVVELGTDGRLLSLQLDELVAGVDSERELVIRDYLPAPSGRRQRRLIEAMHDLDKLSGSELLDLSVVAHVLGHTGADKLESPVSPRGFRLLAKVPRLPATVVDRLVNHFGGLQKLLAASIDDLQAVGGVGESRARSVREGLSRLAESSILERYV, from the coding sequence GTGGATAGGAGTCTGGACGACCGCCGTCGCGAGGCCTTGGCCGCGGTGGCCCCGGGCACGCCTCTGCGCGACGGCCTGGAGCGGATCCTGCGCGGGCAGACCGGCGGGCTGATCGTGCTCGGCTACAACAGGGTCGTCGAGGAGCTGTGCAGCGGCGGCTTCGAGCTCGACGTCGACTTCTCCGCCACCAGGCTGCGCGAGCTGGCCAAGATGGACGGCGCCATCGTGCTGAGCGGCGACCACAAGATCGTACGCGCCGCCGTGCACCTGGTGCCCGACCCGTCCATCCCCACCGACGAGTCCGGCACCCGCCACCGCACCGCCCAGCGCGTGGCCCGGCAGACCGGCCTGCCCATCATCGCCATCAGCAAGTCGATGCGCATCATCGCCCTCTACCTCGACGGCATCCGCTACGTCCTGGAGGAGTCGGCGGCCATCCTCTCCAAGGCCAACCAGGCCCTGGCCACCCTAGAGCGCTACAAGCACCGCCTCGACGAGGTCTCCGGCACCCTGTCGGCGCTGGAGATCGAGGACCTGGTCACGGTCAGAGACGTGTCCGCGGTGGCCCAGCGGCTGGAGATGGTCCGCAGGATCTCCGACGAGATCAAGGGCTACGTGGTGGAGCTGGGCACGGACGGCCGTCTACTCTCCCTGCAGCTGGACGAGCTGGTGGCCGGGGTCGACTCGGAGCGGGAGCTGGTCATCCGCGACTACCTCCCCGCCCCCTCGGGCCGCCGCCAGCGACGCCTGATCGAGGCGATGCACGACCTGGACAAGCTGTCGGGCAGCGAGCTGCTCGACCTCTCGGTCGTCGCCCACGTCCTGGGCCACACCGGCGCCGACAAGCTGGAAAGCCCGGTCAGCCCCCGCGGCTTCCGCCTCCTCGCCAAGGTCCCCCGCCTCCCGGCCACGGTGGTCGACCGCCTGGTCAACCATTTCGGCGGCCTGCAGAAGCTGCTGGCGGCGAGCATCGACGACCTGCAGGCGGTGGGCGGGGTCGGCGAGTCCCGCGCCCGCAGCGTCCGCGAGGGCCTCTCCCGCCTGGCCGAATCCTCCATCCTGGAGCGCTACGTCTGA